From one Opitutales bacterium genomic stretch:
- a CDS encoding OmpA family protein: protein MSATIRAIIHSTQPIATDFHSKEIRIPGTSLKSMHIRGFGLAGVNLISSILTMRARLDLSFYTKITLISLGFFLFTACPPQTDPTPADTLMGDKSSPTRPDFSPGDSTGLGPDGRPINFGADGQPLDYGNGSDASLVGRGDSGDLVDPDGGRRGILPSVYFDYDQSFIREDQRSALTETIAYLQGNSGITVLIEGHCDFKGTTEYNLALGDRRASSVRNFLIDSGIPSDNVSIVSKGDLDATEGADDSQRALDRRADIVLYE, encoded by the coding sequence CCGTATCCCAGGCACGAGCCTAAAGTCGATGCACATCAGAGGATTCGGGCTTGCCGGAGTGAACCTCATCTCTTCTATCTTAACCATGCGTGCACGCCTCGACCTTTCTTTCTACACAAAAATTACCCTGATCAGCCTCGGCTTTTTCCTCTTCACCGCTTGCCCTCCGCAAACAGATCCGACTCCGGCCGATACCCTGATGGGAGACAAATCATCACCGACGCGTCCAGATTTCTCGCCCGGGGACTCAACCGGCTTGGGCCCGGACGGTCGCCCAATTAATTTTGGCGCCGATGGTCAGCCTCTTGATTACGGCAATGGCAGTGATGCCTCGCTGGTAGGGCGCGGAGACTCGGGCGACTTGGTCGATCCCGATGGCGGGAGACGCGGCATCCTCCCTTCTGTCTATTTTGACTACGACCAATCCTTTATTCGGGAAGACCAGCGCTCAGCCCTCACCGAAACAATTGCTTATCTCCAGGGCAATTCAGGTATCACGGTCCTTATCGAAGGACACTGTGACTTCAAAGGCACTACAGAATACAACCTCGCACTCGGTGACCGCCGAGCTTCCAGCGTGCGCAACTTCCTCATCGACTCCGGCATCCCCAGTGACAACGTTTCGATCGTCTCCAAGGGAGATTTAGATGCGACAGAAGGCGCCGACGATTCACAGCGTGCCCTCGACAGACGAGCGGATATAGTGCTCTACGAATAA